The DNA sequence CCAAGGCGTTCAAGAGCCTCGACTTCCAGGCCCTGAAAAAAGACCTGACCGCCTTGATGACCGACTCCCAGGACTGGTGGCCCGCCGACTTCGGCCATTATGGGCCGCTGTTCATCCGCATGGCCTGGCACAGTGCGGGCACCTACCGCATCGGCGATGGCCGGGGTGGTGCAGGTTCGGGCCAGCAGCGCTTCGCCCCACTCAACAGCTGGCCGGACAACGTCAGCCTGGACAAGGCCCGGCGCCTGCTGTGGCCGATCAAGCAGAAATACGGCAACAAGATCTCCTGGGCCGACCTGATCGTGCTCACCGGCAACGTCGCCCTCGAGTCCATGGGCTTCAAGACCTTCGGCTTTTCCGGCGGCCGCGCCGATGTGTGGGAGCCGGATGAAGATGTGTACTGGGGGGCGGAAAAGGTCTGGCTGGGGGGCGACCTTCGTTATGGCAAGGAACAGGTCAAGGCCCAACCGCCGGGCCAGGGTGACCTGGTCGCCGAACCAGCGAAGCACCCAGAGGAGCAAAGCCGCGCGCTGAGTGGCGAACGCAACCTGGAAAACCCGTTGGCCGCGGTGCAGATGGGCCTGATCTATGTGAACCCGGAAGGCCCGGACGGTAACCCCGACCCGGTGGCTTCGGGCCGCGATATCCGCGAAACCTTCGGTCGCATGGCCATGAACGATGAAGAAACTGTGGCCCTGATTGCCGGCGGCCACGCCTTCGGCAAGACCCACGGTGCCGGCCCTGCCGACAACGTCGGCCCCGAGCCGGAGGCAGCAGGCCTGGAACTGCAGGGGTTGGGCTGGGCCAACAAGTTCGGCAGCGGCAAGGGTGGCGATACCATCACCAGCGGCCTGGAAGTCACCTGGACTTCGACCCCCACCCAGTGGAGCAACGAATACCTCAACAACCTGTTCAACTTCGACTGGGAGCTGACCAAGAGCCCGGCAGGCGCGCACCAGTGGCGGCCAAAAGACGGCAAAGGGGCAGGCACCGTGCCCGATGCCCACGACCCGGCCAAGCGCCACGCGCCGTCCATGCTCACCTCCGACCTGGCGCTGCGCTTCGACCCGATCTACGAGCCGATCGCCCGTCGCTTCAAGGACAACCCCGACCAGCTGGCGGACGCGTTCGCCCGCGCCTGGTACAAGCTGATCCACCGTGACATGGGGCCGCTGGCACGCTACCTGGGCCCGGAAATGCCCAACGAAGAGCTGCTGTGGCAAGACCCGATTCCCAAAGTCGACCACCCGCTGGTGGGCGAGCAGGACATTGCTGCGCTGAAGGCCAAGGTGCTGGCGGCGGGCCTGAGCGTTGGCGAGCTGGTGGCCACCGCGTGGGCGGCGGCATCGACCTTCCGCGGTTCGGACAAGCGTGGCGGGGCCAACGGTGGTCGCCTGCGCCTGGCACCGCAGAAGGACTGGCCGGCGAACCAGGGCACCGGCAAGGTGCTGGCGGCGCTGGAGAAAATCCAGGCCGAGTTCAATGCCGGTGGCAAGAAAATCTCCCTGGCCGACCTGATCGTCCTCGCCGGCGCTGCCGCAGTGGAAAAGGCTGCCAGGGATGCCGGGCACGACGTCAGTGTGGCCTTCCGCCCGGGGCGTGCCGATGCCTCGCAGGCGCAGACCGACGTCGAGTCGTTCGCGGTGCTGGAGCCGCTGGCCGATGGCTTCCGTAACTTCACCAAGGCCCGCTACAGCGTCAAGGCCGAAAAACTGTTGCTGGACAAGGCCCAACTGCTGACCCTCACGGCCCCTGAACTGACCGTGCTGATCGGCGGCCTGCGCGTGCTCGGTGCCAACCATGGCGGCAACCAGCAGGGCGTATTCACCGACAAGGTTGGCACCCTGAGCAACGATTTCTTCCGCAACCTGCTCGACATGAGCGTGGAATGGAAGCCGACCTCGGCCGACAACGAGGCGTTCGAAGGCCGTGACCGCAAGACCGGGCAAGTGAAATGGAGCGCCAGCCGGGTCGATCTGGTGTTTGGCTCGCATGCCCAGTTGCGGGCGTTGAGCGAGGTGTATGGCAGCAGTGATGGCGCCGACAAGTTCGTCAGGGACTTCGTGGCCGCCTGGGAGAAGGTCATGGAACTGGACCGCTTCGACTTGCAGTAACGGCGTTGCGGTGGGGGGCGCCTGGCGCCCTCTACCGCGTCGGGGCTGGACCATTCTGATGTTCCTGTGCAAGCTGATACGCGACAGTGATTGCACAGAGAAGGTGATCGTCAGTGACCCCCGAAACCCTGCTGGCAGGCTTGCCAGGCTACGCCATGACGCCCGAGTCGATCCAGGTACTGCCCGATGCCAAGGCTTACCGCGCCTGCCTGCTCGAGCAGATCCGCACCGCGACCCGACGCATCGTCATCGTCGCGCTGTACCTGCAGCAGGACGAGGCTGGCCAGGAAGTGCTGGATGCGTTGTACCAGGCCAAGGCTGCACGGCCGGGCCTGGAGATCATCATCGTGGTCGACTGGTTCCGCGCCCGGCGCGGCCTGCTGGGGGCCGGCCGCCAGCCGGGTAACGCCGCCTGGTATCAGGCCCAGCGCCAGCAGCACGGGCTGGATATCGTGATCCATGGCGTGCCGGTGCAGACCCGCGAGCTGTTCGGGGTGCTGCACCTGAAGGGCAGCATCATCGACGACTGCGTGATCTACACCGGCGCCAGCCTGAACAACGTCTACCTGCACCGCTTCGACCGCTACCGCCTGGACCGTTACCACCTGTTCCACGCGCCAGCGCTGGCCGATGCCATGGTCGACCTGGTCCGGCGCCTGCTGCACCACACCGCCACGCCACGCCTGGACCTGCCGGCGCCGCCTGCCACCCGCAGCCTGCGCGGTGATATCCGGCGCTTGCGTGCGCGCCTGCGGCGCATGAAGTACGAGGCGCCGGCCGACGGGGCGGGGCAAGGCCTGCGGGTCATTCCGCTGCTCGGCGTAGGCCGTGGCAACCCGCTGAACCGGGCGTTGTGCGCCTTGCTGGCGGCGGCGCGTACCCAGGTCATCATCAGCACGCCGTATTTCAACCCGCCACGGGTATTGATGCGTGAGCTCGATGCTGCGCTGGAGCGGGGCGTGCGGGTGGAACTGATTGTCGGCGACCGTACGGCCAACGACTTCTATATCGCACCTGGCGAACCGTTCAGTGCCAGTGGTGCCTTGCCGTACCTGTATGAAGACAACCTGCGGACATTTGCCCGGCGCCGGCAGGCCGCGATTGCCAGTGGCCAGTTGCAGGTGCGCATCTGGAATGATCCCGGGCATACCTTCCATGCCAAGGGGGTGTGGGTCGACCAACGCTATTCGATGCTGACCGGTAATAACCTGAACCCACGCGGTTTCAACCTGGACCTGGAGAACGGTCTGCTGATCGATGACCCGCAAGGCCAATGGCAGGCGCCTCGGGAGGCCGAGTTGGGCGAACTGCGTCGGCATGCGCCGCGGATCGACCCGGCGCAGGCGCTGGGCGTCAAGGCCGAGCACCCGAAGGAAGTACGCAAGTTGCTGCGTCGGCTACGCTTTAGCCGGTTGGAGCCGTTGATCAAACGGGTACTTTGAGGTTCGTTCGAGTCTGCAGGGCTGCAGGGGTTGGTCGCCCGGTCGTCGGCCGGATCGATCGGTGCCAATCGCTGGCAGTCCATTCTCTGGAGTCCGGCAAAAGGCGCCCACTGAATGGATGCAACCTTCGGCAGTAATTCGTCACGCAGTCAGGTGGTTCGGCAGTTGACGCTGGTCTTTTCCAGCCTGCTGTTGCTGATATTGCTACTGGGCCTGGTTTCCTTGTACCGCATCGCCGAGTCCCTTGACGCGCGCGAGCGAACACAGAGCCGTTTTCACGCCGAGTCGGCACTCACTCAATTGCACAAGAGCGAACGCAACTACCTGGTTTCGTATGCCGTGTGGCAGGCCGCCTACGAGCACCTGGCGGGCCGTGTGGACCGGCACTGGGCCTACGACGAGGATAACCTGGGCGAGACGCTCTACAGCACCGACGGCTATGAAGGCGTGTTCGTCCTGGATGATGACGGCACCCCCTACGCGATGCTTGAAGGGCGCCTCAGCGAACAGGGCTTCGAAGACTACAGCGGCAGCCGCGCCCAGGTTCTGCAACGGGCTCGGCAGGCGATGACGCAGGAGGACCAGGCTGCCTCCGGCTACCTGGTGTTCAACGGCCAACCGGCGCTGTTCACCGCAGCAGTCATCCGCCCGCCGTCGGCGCGGCCCTCCCTGCCGAATGCTGGCGCAGTACTGGTCTTCGTGCGGTTACTCAAGCCGAAGGTGCTCGGGCAACTGGGCCGCTCTGCGGGGCTGTCAGGCTTTGCCGTCGTGGCCGCGCCTCAGCTGCAGGCAGACCAGGGGCGTTTGCCGCTGGAGGACAGCGGCTACGCGCTGACCTGGCAGATCGAACAGCCCGGGACCGACCTGCTCGAGACGGTATTGTTGCCCCTGGCCCTGGCATTACTGATCATCGCCCTGGTCATGGCCCTGTGCGCTCGCTACGCCATGCGCGCCAGTACCAGCATGGACCGCAGCCACTACGCGCTGGCCACCTCGAAAGCCGCCCTGCAAGCCAGTGAAGCGCGCTTCAAGGCGGTGGCCGAAGCCGCCTCGGACTGGATCTGGGAAACCGATGCGCAGCAGAACCTGACCTATCTCTCACCGCGTTTCACCGAACTGACCGGGCACCCCCTGGAGCGCTGGCTGCAACGCCCCATCAGCGATCTGTTCGACTGCGCTACCGGGCAGGTCGAGACCTGGCTGCACGGCCTGGCGGGCAGCGAGTCGACGGGCAGCCTGCGTTGCCAGTACCGCGATCTTCACGAGCAACGGCGAGAGTGCCGGGTTGCCGCCAAGGCCATTATCGAACACAAGGTTTGCCAGGGTTTCCGCGGTACCTGCACGGACATCACCGACGAAGTAGCTGCCCATGCGCAGGTCCAGCACCTGTCGTTACACGATGCGCTCACCGGCCTGCCCAATCGCAACAAACTGTTCCGCTTTCTCGAGGATGCCGGGGTAGGTGAGCTGGCCTTGCTGATGCTCGACCTGGACAATTTCAAGCCGATCAATGACAGCCTCGGCCACCCGGCCGGGGACGCCGTGCTGATTGAAGTGGCGCGTCGGCTAGGGCAGGTGACCCGCGACACCGACCTGGTGGCACGCCTGGGCGGTGACGAGTTCGTCATCGTCCTGGCCCGGCCAGGCAAACATGATGAAATGGACCGCTTCTGCGCGCGGGTCATCGAAAACCTCAAGCGCCCGATCACCCTCGAACAACACAAGGTACAGGTTGGGGTCAGCCTCGGGGTGGTGTTGTCCGCAGAGTACTCTGGTTCGCCCAGCGACCTGATCCGTTATGCCGATGTCGCCTTGTACAGCGCAAAACAGGCCGGCAAGCATACCTGGCGCTACTTCTCGGCACAGTTGAACTCAGCATTGCTGGAAAAGCGCGAGCTGGAGCGTGAACTGCGCGAGGGCATCGCCCGAGGTGAACTGCGCTTGCATTTCCAGCCGCGCTACAAGGTGGACGGGGTGACGGTGGCGTCAGCCGAGGCGCTGGTGCGCTGGCAACACCCACGGCTCGGCTTGCTGCGGCCAGACCGCTTCATTGCCCTGGCCGAGGAGTCCGACCTGATCGTGCAACTGGGCAACTGGGTGCTCCAGGAGGCTTGCACGCTGGCGCGTGGCTGGCCGCTGGACATCCTGGTCTCGGTCAACATGTCGCCAGCGCAGTTCAGCCGCAGCGACGTGGTGCGGGACGTGGCTGAAGCGCTCCGGCACACGGGCCTGCCTGCCCATCGCCTGGAGCTGGAGATTACCGAGAACGTCATGCTCAATGACGTGGAAGGTGCTCTGCAGACCATGAATGCATTGAAGGAGCTGGGGGTACGTCTGAACATGGATGACTTCGGCACGGGCTACTCTTCCCTGGGCTATTTGCGCACCTACCCGTTCGACAGCATCAAGATCGACAAGCGCTTCGTCCAGTCGTTGGGCACCAGCAGCAGTGATCGCAGCGTGGTGCAAGCTATCATCAACTTGGGCAACGCGATGGGCATGACCGTCACCGCCGAGGGCGTTGAGACCGCAGAACAGCTGGCCTTGCTTTGTGACGACCAGTGCCATGAGGTGCAGGGTTACCTGCTTAGTCGGCCGGTGGAAAACCGGGCGCTGATGCAGCTGATGACTGCTGGCGAGGGGGTAGACCCTGATGGAGCCTGATGGCTGCGCTCGCTTGACTTGGGCTGCAGGTCGGCGCCGGATACGGTGATATATCCGTGCCATCATCTTTGTCGTACACTCCGGCCACCGAGTTCACAAGGAGTGTGCACCATGCGTCCTGCCATCCGCCTGGCCCTGGCCTTGGCTGTGTTGCAGTTGCCATTGGCGGTTGCCAGTGAAGCACCAGGCGACCCATTGCTGGACACGCCAGCGCGCAGCGATGCAGGCACTGGGCAAAACGCCCGTGGCGTGCTGCGCGCCCGCGATCACGCAGTGCTGGCCAGTGAACTGGCCGGGCGCATCGTCGAGATGCCCTTTGCAGAGGGCGAAGATTTCACCAAGGGCAGTACCCTGGCGCGCTTCGATTGTGCTGCTTACCAGGCCCAGCTCAACGCTGCCCAGGCGGCGGTACGCGCCTCACGTGAGGAACTCGAGCACAATCGGCAACTGGCCGCCCTCAAGTCGGTCGGCCGGTACGAGGTCTCCCTGGCTGAAGCCAGGCAGGCCCAAGCCCAGGCCGAAGCGCAGGTGTACCAGGTTCAGGTCAGGCGCTGCGTGGTCAGCGCTCCGTTCGATGGGCGTGTGGTGCAACGCCGTGCCCAGCCACACGAAAGCGTACCCAGCGGCGCGCCGCTGCTGGAAGTGGTGGACAACCGCTCGCTGGAGATCCAGCTGCTGGTGCCATCGAACTGGCTCGCACGCCTCAAGCCCGGCCAACCCTTCCAGTTCACCCCGGATGAAACCGGTCGACCGCTGCAGGCACAGGTCAAGCGCGTGGGGGCGCGGATCGATGAAGGCAGCCAGACCCTGCTGCTGATTGGCGAATTGCCGCGAGACGCCCAAGGGCTGTTGGCGGGCATGAGTGGTACGGCCATTTTTTCGGAACAACCATGACGGCCGCGGCCAACGGCATGGCTGAGCATGCCTTCGCCCGGTTTCTGGGGTTGGAACGGCAGGCCCGCCAGGCTGCCAGCAGCGAGCAGTTGGCCTATGCCATGGTCAACGATGGCCAGGCACTGTTCGGTTTTCGCCACGCCGCGCTGTTGATCGAAGGCAAGGTCCAGGCACTGACCGGTATCAGCGTGGTGGAAAGCAATGCCCCGTTCGTGGCCTTTGTCGAGCGCGCCGCAAGGCAGCTGCAGGCTGCCGGTGCTGCTGATGCCGCCGCAGCGGTCAACCCGGCGATACTCGATGCGCATGTGCGCGACGACTGGCAGGCTTTGTCTGCTGCGCAGGCTTTCTGGCTGCCGTTGCACAGCCGTGAGGGACAAACCTTCGGTGGCTTGTGGCTGGCACGCGATAACCCTTTCAACGCTGCCGAGCAGGCCCTGCTGGTGCACCTGGCAGAAACCTACGGCCATGCCTGGCAGGCTTTGCGCCCAGCGCGCCCCTGGCGCCTGCGCTGGCCACGACGGCGCCTGCTGGCGCTTCTGGCGGTGGCCGTGGTGGTGCTGTGCATACCGGTACGTCAGTCGGTGCTGGCGCCCGCCGAGGTGGTGCCGCGCGGTGGCCAGGTGGTGGCCGCGCCGCTGGACGGGGTGATTGCCGAGTTCCGGGTCAAACCCAACCAGACGGTGACCGCCGGTGAGCTGCTGGTGCGTTTCGACGATACCTCGCTCAAGGCGCAGGCGGATGTCGCCGAGCGTACCTTGGGGGTTGCCGAGGCCGAGCTCAAAGCCAGCACTCAGCGCGCATTCTCCGATGCTGACTCCAGTGCGCGCCTCGACCTGCTGGCTGCACGGGTGGAGCAGAAGCGCGCCGAGCTCGACTACGCACGCCAGTTGCTGGCGCGCAGCGAAGTGCGCGCCGAGCGGGATGGCATTGCCGTGTTCGCCGATGCCCAGCGCTGGACCGGCAAGCCGGTGCAGACCGGCGAGCGCCTGCTGCAACTGGCCGATCCCGTCAAGGCCGAGCTGCGCATGGAGTTGCCGGTGGGCGACGCCATTGCCCTGCAACCGGGGGCCGAGGTGGCGCTGTTCCTGGACAGCGATCCATTGCACCGGCACCCCGCGCAGCTCGAGCGTGCCGCCTACGAAGCCCAGGCTACCGCTGCCGGGCAGTTGGCCTACCGGTTGGATGCGGCGTTCGTCGAGGCGCCGCCACGCATCGGCCTGCGCGGCACCGCCAAGCTGTATGGCGAGCGTGCGCCGCTGGCCTATTACCTGCTGCGCCGTCCGCTGGCGGCCGTGCGCCAAGGGTTGGGCTGGTGATGCTGCCCGCCCTGCGAGCCGACCTGCAACTGTCGCCGGCGGCCCCGGCGCTGGACGGTTCAGCGCAATGGACCTTGGCCGACCCGCTGCGCGGTCGTTATTTCAAGCTCGGCGCAGCCGCGGTGCGCTTGTTGCACCACTGGGGCCTGGGCGATCCGCAGCAGGTACTGGCGGCGGCCAATGCCGAACCAGGCGCGCGACTGCAAGCCGACGAGCTGGACACCCTGCGAGGGTTCCTTGCTCAACATGACCTGCTGAGCGCGCAGGATGCCGACCAGCGTCAAAGCTACGCCAGCAAAGCCGCGGCCACCCGGCAGAGCGTCTGGAAGAAGGCGCTGCACCAGTACTTGTTCTTCCGTATCCCGTTGTGGCGTCCGGACGCTTTCCTCAATCGCACTTGGCCAGTGCTCGAACGCCATGCCGGCTGGCTGTTGCGCTTTGGTCTGCCCGCGTTGCTGGTACTCGGCCTATTCCTGATGGCCCGCGACTGGTCGCGTTTCATCGCCACCTTCCCGCACCTGTTCAGCCTGGGCGGCATGCTTGTCTTCGGCCTGGCCCTGGCCTTTGCCAAGCTTTGCCACGAGTTCGGCCATGCCTATATGGCCAAGCGGGCCGGCTGTCGGGTGCAGAGCATGGGGTTGGCCTTCATGGTGATGCTGCCGATGTTCTATACCGACGTCAGTGATGCCTGGCGGGTAAATGATCGGCGCTCGCGGCTGCTGATCGATGCCGGGGGCATCTTCGCCGAACTGGTCCTGGCGGTGCTGGCCCTGCTGGCCTGGTCGCTGCTGCCTGATGGACCGCTGCGCACGGCAGCGTTCATGCTCGCCAGCGCCACCTGGATCACTACCTTGCTGGTCAACCTCAACCCGTTCATGCGGTTCGACGGTTATTTCCTGGTCAGTGACCTGTGGGGCGTCGAGAACCTGCAGCAACGCGCCTTCGCCCTGTGCCGCTGGCGCCTGCGCGAGGCGCTGTTCGGCTACGGCGACGCAAAACCCGAGCCTTGGCCCGAAGGCATGCAAAAGCGCCTGCTGGTGTGGGGTTATGGTGCCTGGTTGTGGCGTGCAGTGCTGTTCTTCGGTATCGCCCTGGCGGTGTACCACCTGTTTTTCAAGCTGCTGGGCATTTTCCTGATGCTGGTCGAACTGGCGTGGTTCATCGGCCTGCCAGTGTGCAAGGAGCTGCAGCAGTGGTGGCAGCGGCGCGGCCAGGCCCAGCCGCACAAGGCCTTGCGCAGTGGCCTTGGGTTGTTGCTGCTGCTGGCGCTGCTGGTAGTGCCGTGGCGCGGAGCGGTGGAAGTGCCGGCAATGCTTGAAGCGTCCCGCGTGAGTGCCTTGCACGCCCCGCTGGCGGCGCGCGTGAAGCGTTTGCTGGTGCAGGATGGCCAACAGGTCAGCCAGGGCCAATTGCTGCTGGAGCTGGAATCGCCCGACCTGGATTCGCGCCAGGCGATCGTTCGCCGTGAAATCCAGATTCTCCAGTTGTTGCTGCGCCGGCAGTCCGGGCGCAGTGCCACCGCCGGCGACGCGGGTGTGCTCGAGCAGCAACTGGCCGAGGCGGTGGCGGAGTTCCGTGGCCTGGCTGCACAGCGTCAACGACTGCTGCTGCGCGCCCCTTACGACGGGGTGGTGCGCGACCTGGCGGCCGGGCTGGCGGCCGGGCAATGGCTGGATACCGCCCAAGCCCTGGGGCGTATCGTCGAGCCCGGGGTGCGTTTGCGTGGTTACCTGGCCGAGGCCGAGTTGTGGCGAGTGGCGGCGGGCATCGAAGGCCGTTTCATTGCCGATGACCCATTGCGTACAGCAGTGCCAGTGCGCCTGGAACAGGTAGATGCCACCGGGGCGACTTACCTGGAACTGGAAGCCTTGGCCTCTGATCGCCACGGACCGATTGCCGTGCGCCGCGACAACCAACAGCGTGCGGAACCGCTGCACGCGCAATACGGTGTATGGCTGAGCCCAATGACAGCAACCGCCGACGTTGTCCAGCCGCTGCGTGGAGTGGTGGTGCTCGATGGCGCCCGCGAGTCGTTGCTGGGGGCAGCCTGGCGCCGGTTGGCAGCGCTGGGCGTGCGTGAGAGTGGTTTCTAGACTGTTCAGCTGAAGGAGCGCCCATGCCCGAACTGCTTTTGCCGCTTTGTGCTCGCCTCGACCTGGCCGTCGACCTGCCGGCAGTGCTGGCGGCATTGCAACGGGTAGCCAGCGATGCCTGGCAGCCGCACTTCAACAGCGGCTACCATCAGGGCGACTGGAGCGGCGTGGCCCTGGTGGCCGCTGAAGATGCCGTTGTGCCGCTCGCTCCCGGGCAGGGCGCAGCCCTGCGGTTGCCCTGGTGGCAGGCAGAAGCGGCCTGGCAGGCCTTGCTCGCGCCGTTTGCCAGTTCGCTGCGCGCTGCTCGTCTGCTGCGCCTGGGAGCGGGCGCGCGAATCCATGAGCACCGTGACCCGGACCTGGGCCGGCCAGGCGGCTGCCTGCGCTTGCATATCCCGTTGCTGAGCCCTGCTGGCGTGGAATTTCTGGTCGATGGCCTGCAGATACCCATGCGCCCAGGCGAGTGCTGGTTCATCGACCTGTCACGACCACACCGGGTAGACAATCCGGGGCCTGGTGAGCGTATTCACCTGGTGCTCGATTGCCTGCCTGACCCGTGGCTGGCAAGCCTGATCGAAAACGGCCGTGCACAGACCCCAAGCTTGTGCCTGGGCAGGGCAGGGCAGGCCTTCGAGCATTTTCGCCAACACGTGGCGCAAGACCCGGCACTGGCCGCTCGCCTGCAGGCTCATGAACAGCCCCAGGCCTTCGTGGCTGAGGCCATCAGCCTGGGCGCAGCCCTGGGGCTGGCGTTTTCCGAGGCAGAAGTGCTCAGCGCCATGCGCTTGGGCCGGCAAGCATGGAGCGAGCAATGGCGAGCCTGAATTCCACAGCTGATTTCCATGGTTGGCTGCCCATCCGCCTGTGGCGCAGGGACGGCGACTGGCGGGTAGACTGGTGCTGGTTCGGTGCGCGTCACCTGAGCAAGCCGTTTTTCCGGGATGAGGTCGACCTGGCCCTGCGCCTGCCGTTCAACCAGGCGCTACGCCGCGACAGCGATATTCAGGCGCTGCTTGACTGGCACGCACGCAGCCCGGGCCTGGCACCATCGGCCTTGCTGTTCCACGCTTCGCGTTGTGGCTCGACCCTGGTGGCGCAGTTGTTGGCCAGCCAGACGCACAACATCGTGCTGTCCGAGCCACCCCCACTGGACGGTCTGTTACGCGCACCGTTGCAGGATGCCGCTGCCGCAGCCTGGCAGGACGCGGCGCTA is a window from the Pseudomonas anuradhapurensis genome containing:
- a CDS encoding efflux RND transporter periplasmic adaptor subunit — protein: MRPAIRLALALAVLQLPLAVASEAPGDPLLDTPARSDAGTGQNARGVLRARDHAVLASELAGRIVEMPFAEGEDFTKGSTLARFDCAAYQAQLNAAQAAVRASREELEHNRQLAALKSVGRYEVSLAEARQAQAQAEAQVYQVQVRRCVVSAPFDGRVVQRRAQPHESVPSGAPLLEVVDNRSLEIQLLVPSNWLARLKPGQPFQFTPDETGRPLQAQVKRVGARIDEGSQTLLLIGELPRDAQGLLAGMSGTAIFSEQP
- a CDS encoding EAL domain-containing protein; the encoded protein is MDATFGSNSSRSQVVRQLTLVFSSLLLLILLLGLVSLYRIAESLDARERTQSRFHAESALTQLHKSERNYLVSYAVWQAAYEHLAGRVDRHWAYDEDNLGETLYSTDGYEGVFVLDDDGTPYAMLEGRLSEQGFEDYSGSRAQVLQRARQAMTQEDQAASGYLVFNGQPALFTAAVIRPPSARPSLPNAGAVLVFVRLLKPKVLGQLGRSAGLSGFAVVAAPQLQADQGRLPLEDSGYALTWQIEQPGTDLLETVLLPLALALLIIALVMALCARYAMRASTSMDRSHYALATSKAALQASEARFKAVAEAASDWIWETDAQQNLTYLSPRFTELTGHPLERWLQRPISDLFDCATGQVETWLHGLAGSESTGSLRCQYRDLHEQRRECRVAAKAIIEHKVCQGFRGTCTDITDEVAAHAQVQHLSLHDALTGLPNRNKLFRFLEDAGVGELALLMLDLDNFKPINDSLGHPAGDAVLIEVARRLGQVTRDTDLVARLGGDEFVIVLARPGKHDEMDRFCARVIENLKRPITLEQHKVQVGVSLGVVLSAEYSGSPSDLIRYADVALYSAKQAGKHTWRYFSAQLNSALLEKRELERELREGIARGELRLHFQPRYKVDGVTVASAEALVRWQHPRLGLLRPDRFIALAEESDLIVQLGNWVLQEACTLARGWPLDILVSVNMSPAQFSRSDVVRDVAEALRHTGLPAHRLELEITENVMLNDVEGALQTMNALKELGVRLNMDDFGTGYSSLGYLRTYPFDSIKIDKRFVQSLGTSSSDRSVVQAIINLGNAMGMTVTAEGVETAEQLALLCDDQCHEVQGYLLSRPVENRALMQLMTAGEGVDPDGA
- the katG gene encoding catalase/peroxidase HPI; amino-acid sequence: MSNASKCPFHQTAGGGTSNRDWWPDQLNLRILHQHSSKSDPMDPGFDYAKAFKSLDFQALKKDLTALMTDSQDWWPADFGHYGPLFIRMAWHSAGTYRIGDGRGGAGSGQQRFAPLNSWPDNVSLDKARRLLWPIKQKYGNKISWADLIVLTGNVALESMGFKTFGFSGGRADVWEPDEDVYWGAEKVWLGGDLRYGKEQVKAQPPGQGDLVAEPAKHPEEQSRALSGERNLENPLAAVQMGLIYVNPEGPDGNPDPVASGRDIRETFGRMAMNDEETVALIAGGHAFGKTHGAGPADNVGPEPEAAGLELQGLGWANKFGSGKGGDTITSGLEVTWTSTPTQWSNEYLNNLFNFDWELTKSPAGAHQWRPKDGKGAGTVPDAHDPAKRHAPSMLTSDLALRFDPIYEPIARRFKDNPDQLADAFARAWYKLIHRDMGPLARYLGPEMPNEELLWQDPIPKVDHPLVGEQDIAALKAKVLAAGLSVGELVATAWAAASTFRGSDKRGGANGGRLRLAPQKDWPANQGTGKVLAALEKIQAEFNAGGKKISLADLIVLAGAAAVEKAARDAGHDVSVAFRPGRADASQAQTDVESFAVLEPLADGFRNFTKARYSVKAEKLLLDKAQLLTLTAPELTVLIGGLRVLGANHGGNQQGVFTDKVGTLSNDFFRNLLDMSVEWKPTSADNEAFEGRDRKTGQVKWSASRVDLVFGSHAQLRALSEVYGSSDGADKFVRDFVAAWEKVMELDRFDLQ
- the pssA gene encoding CDP-diacylglycerol--serine O-phosphatidyltransferase translates to MTPETLLAGLPGYAMTPESIQVLPDAKAYRACLLEQIRTATRRIVIVALYLQQDEAGQEVLDALYQAKAARPGLEIIIVVDWFRARRGLLGAGRQPGNAAWYQAQRQQHGLDIVIHGVPVQTRELFGVLHLKGSIIDDCVIYTGASLNNVYLHRFDRYRLDRYHLFHAPALADAMVDLVRRLLHHTATPRLDLPAPPATRSLRGDIRRLRARLRRMKYEAPADGAGQGLRVIPLLGVGRGNPLNRALCALLAAARTQVIISTPYFNPPRVLMRELDAALERGVRVELIVGDRTANDFYIAPGEPFSASGALPYLYEDNLRTFARRRQAAIASGQLQVRIWNDPGHTFHAKGVWVDQRYSMLTGNNLNPRGFNLDLENGLLIDDPQGQWQAPREAELGELRRHAPRIDPAQALGVKAEHPKEVRKLLRRLRFSRLEPLIKRVL
- a CDS encoding aspartyl/asparaginyl beta-hydroxylase domain-containing protein, coding for MPELLLPLCARLDLAVDLPAVLAALQRVASDAWQPHFNSGYHQGDWSGVALVAAEDAVVPLAPGQGAALRLPWWQAEAAWQALLAPFASSLRAARLLRLGAGARIHEHRDPDLGRPGGCLRLHIPLLSPAGVEFLVDGLQIPMRPGECWFIDLSRPHRVDNPGPGERIHLVLDCLPDPWLASLIENGRAQTPSLCLGRAGQAFEHFRQHVAQDPALAARLQAHEQPQAFVAEAISLGAALGLAFSEAEVLSAMRLGRQAWSEQWRA
- a CDS encoding efflux RND transporter periplasmic adaptor subunit gives rise to the protein MTAAANGMAEHAFARFLGLERQARQAASSEQLAYAMVNDGQALFGFRHAALLIEGKVQALTGISVVESNAPFVAFVERAARQLQAAGAADAAAAVNPAILDAHVRDDWQALSAAQAFWLPLHSREGQTFGGLWLARDNPFNAAEQALLVHLAETYGHAWQALRPARPWRLRWPRRRLLALLAVAVVVLCIPVRQSVLAPAEVVPRGGQVVAAPLDGVIAEFRVKPNQTVTAGELLVRFDDTSLKAQADVAERTLGVAEAELKASTQRAFSDADSSARLDLLAARVEQKRAELDYARQLLARSEVRAERDGIAVFADAQRWTGKPVQTGERLLQLADPVKAELRMELPVGDAIALQPGAEVALFLDSDPLHRHPAQLERAAYEAQATAAGQLAYRLDAAFVEAPPRIGLRGTAKLYGERAPLAYYLLRRPLAAVRQGLGW
- a CDS encoding biotin/lipoyl-binding protein gives rise to the protein MMLPALRADLQLSPAAPALDGSAQWTLADPLRGRYFKLGAAAVRLLHHWGLGDPQQVLAAANAEPGARLQADELDTLRGFLAQHDLLSAQDADQRQSYASKAAATRQSVWKKALHQYLFFRIPLWRPDAFLNRTWPVLERHAGWLLRFGLPALLVLGLFLMARDWSRFIATFPHLFSLGGMLVFGLALAFAKLCHEFGHAYMAKRAGCRVQSMGLAFMVMLPMFYTDVSDAWRVNDRRSRLLIDAGGIFAELVLAVLALLAWSLLPDGPLRTAAFMLASATWITTLLVNLNPFMRFDGYFLVSDLWGVENLQQRAFALCRWRLREALFGYGDAKPEPWPEGMQKRLLVWGYGAWLWRAVLFFGIALAVYHLFFKLLGIFLMLVELAWFIGLPVCKELQQWWQRRGQAQPHKALRSGLGLLLLLALLVVPWRGAVEVPAMLEASRVSALHAPLAARVKRLLVQDGQQVSQGQLLLELESPDLDSRQAIVRREIQILQLLLRRQSGRSATAGDAGVLEQQLAEAVAEFRGLAAQRQRLLLRAPYDGVVRDLAAGLAAGQWLDTAQALGRIVEPGVRLRGYLAEAELWRVAAGIEGRFIADDPLRTAVPVRLEQVDATGATYLELEALASDRHGPIAVRRDNQQRAEPLHAQYGVWLSPMTATADVVQPLRGVVVLDGARESLLGAAWRRLAALGVRESGF